CGTCGAGCAGCTCCACCGACGAAAGAAGCCGCGCGGCAGCGGCGTTGCGGTACTCGCCGGCGGGACGAGCGCGGAGGAACTGATCGAAGGAATGGCGATCGGTGTCGGGGCCGCATTCGAACCGGGCGTCGCGCTGATTGTGGGCCTTGCGATTTGCATCGATAATCTCAGCGAGGGCATGAGCATCGGTGAGCTGGCCTTCGACCAGGAGCAGAAGAATCCCAAGTGGCGCATTCTCGGCTGGACGTCGCTGATCGGAGTGTCGCTGTTCGTCTCCGCCGTCGCCGGCTGGTTTTTTCTTAAAGGATTGTCGGAGGCGGTTCTCGGGTTTCTTTTCGCCGCAGGAGCGGGCGGCATGTTCTATCTGACGATCACCGACCTCGTGCCGGAGGCGGAGTCGCATCAGTTCCAGCAGTCCTCAGCACTCGCGAATGCCGTCGGCTTCCTGCTGATCATGGCGCTTACCGAGATGATCTGAAGAGGCCTTGGCAGATGTCCGTTGCGAACTCATCCCGCGCATCGAGATGAAGCTGGAACCTTTCGGATGTTCCGCCCGTACCGGCATCGTACAGCGACGCGGACGCGGGGGGGGGGAGATGGGAACAAATGTCGCCAGAGCCGGTTGTCCTGCAACAGCGGAAAGGAGCGAACATGTCCAAGTTGCCCAAGACCGCGGAGAATCCCGCACAGGTGCGCGGCGACATCCAGCACGGCAGAACGGGAGACAAGAAGCGCGGCTTCGATCCGGCTGCGGCACCGCTGGAAACGGACGACGAGGCAGCGGGAGCGCCTCTGACAGTAGAGGCGACCCGGGACGCAAGAACCGGGCAGCTTGGCGGCGCGGCCACCGACAATTCGACCGAATATGCGGACGCCATGCGGCCGCTCAGCTCGCGTGAAACGCCTGCTTCGAACAGACAACGCGTCGGGCTCGGCTTTGCCATCATCAGCATCGTCATCGTGATAGGCGCTCTGATCTATGCCATCGGCGCCCCGCCGTCCTGAGCGCCGCCGCGATCCCGTCAAAGACGGTGGTTCGCAAGGAATCGAGGAGTCTTGATATGCCTAACGATCGCCCCGAACGAAAAGACCCGCTGTGGGAGCTGGCCGCCCGAGAGGAGGCGCTGTTTCTGCGCCGGTCCTCGACGCGCTTTCTTGAGTGCGCCATCCACCTTTGCGCGACGCACATGACGCTTCAGGAAGTGGCCGACCTCCTTGAAGAGGAAGCGGCGCAGCTCCGGCGTTACAGTTAAACGCCCTTTTTTCTAGAAATGCGAGCCTGAGAGAAGGCGCTTGGTGGGCTCGTCGAAATACGGGCGTTCGCCTCTGCGCACGAGATAGACCTCCCGCTCGGGATTGGCTTCGATGACGAAGCCGGAACTGCGAAGCAGAGCTTCGACGCCGGCCCGGTTCGGGATGAACCAATTGGTGGGATCGTCAGCGAAGCGATGTTCGACGAAGAACAGCTTCGGATAACCGGGACGCTCGAAGATTTGCCATTCCCGAAAGTCGTAGTCTGCCTCCACCCGCATTGCCGAATCGTCACCGCGCTGCATGCACTGGAAGAGCATCTCATTGTCCACGACATGCTCGTAGAGAAGGTCCAGCGCCAGCAGCGGATGACGCAGATGATAGAGAACCCCCATGAAGAGGACGAGATCGAATTTCTCGCCGAGTTGTGCAACGTCGTAGACGGACATCAGCCTGAATTCGATGTCCATTCCGGCCTGTTCAGCAGCGAACTTCGCTTGCCGCAGATAGCGCGGGTCGGAATCGATGCCGAGTACGCGTCCAGCGTTGCGGCGTTTCATCTCCTGAGTGTAAAAACCCGCGTTGCAGCCGATGTCGAGCACGCTACGTCGCTCGAGGTCCTCCGGCACGACATGCTTGAAAGCCTTCCACTTCACCGCGGGGTAATCGCCGAGGAAGTGATCCGGCGAGGTTTCGACGCCTCTGATGCGCATGTTGTGGAACCATGGTCCAAGCGCCGCGATCTCGTCTTCGATGGTCCTGCGGTCCTTCGTTTCCTCGCCCATGATCAAAGATCCTGAGAAATGGTCGAGAGCTGCGGCTGGTTCGCGGGACGGCGCGGGTTACGCGTTGCGCGTTGTCTCGGCAGAGCCTTTTTGAACCACGCAATCGTGTGCGACAGCCCCTCTTCCAACACAATCTTGGGCTCCCAGGCGAGCAGCGTTTTGGCGCGGGAGATGTCGGGCCGGCGGCGCTGAGGATCATCCGGCGGCAAGGGTTTATGGACGATGGTCGAAGCGGTCCTGACTTTCGAAAGAACCAGTTCCGCCAACTCGATGACCGTGAATTCGCCCGGATTGCCGAGATTTACCGGCACGCCCGGGTTCGGCTCGCAATTCATCAGCCTGATCAGCCCTTCGACGAGATCGGAGACATAGCAGAAGGAGCGCGTCTGTTCGCCCGTGCCGTACACGGTGAGCGGATCGTTCTTCAGAGCCTGCACGATGAAGTTCGAGACGATACGGCCGTCGCTCGGACGCATATGCGGGCCATAGGTGTTGAAGATGCGAGCAACCCTCGCGTCCACGCTTCCTGATCGCAGGCTGTCGAAGCACAGAGTCTCCGCCGCGCGTTTCCCTTCGTCGTAGCACGCCCGCGGACCGGTGCAATTGACGTGACCCCAATAATCCTCCTGCTGTGGATGCTCCTCCGGATCGCCATAGATCTCGCTCGTCGAGGCCTGGAGGAAGGTCGCCCCGTGCTTTTCCGCGAGCCGCAGCAGGTTGCCGGTTCCGGCGACGCTTGTCATCATCGTATGGATCGGGTCGGCCTGGTATGATGGCGGCGACGCGGGGCAAGCCAAGTTGTAGATCTGGTCGAGCCGCTCATCCGGTTCGAACTCGTCGCAGACGTCCTGTTCGATGGCGGTGAAATAGGGATTGCGCTCAAGACCGCTGATATTGGCGGGGGACCCCGTGAGATAGCTGTCGAGGCAGATCACGCGATTGCCGGCATCGAGAAGGGCCGAGCAAAGGTGAGACCCGACGAAGCCGGCCCCGCCGGCAACCAGGATGACCTTTCCGCGATTCACTTTGTTTCGTTTTGCCATCGGCCGTTCTCCTTTCGGTGTTACGCCGGAAGTTGCCGTTCGGATTGTCTCGTGGCGAGATCGGATTTGAGCTGAACGGCCTCGATCGCCTCGACGAAGGTTCTGGCGCGGGCGCGCGCGCTATGCGCACTTGCGACGCGCTGAAAAGCGCAATCGGCAATGGCCGCGCAGCGGTCATCGTCGAGGCCTGTCAACGCCGCGACGACGTCATCGCTGTCGTGTGCAATGATTGCGGCCCGTCCCGGCGGGAAGAAGCTGTCGATCCCTTCCCACCAATCGCTGATCAAGGGTGTGCGGCAGGCGGCCGCCTCGAAGAGGCGAACGCTCGGCGACCACCCGGCGGCAATCATGTCGGCGCGCGTGACGTTGAGCGTGAAGCGCTGCCGGCTGTAGAATTCGGCGTGTTCGGGCGGCGGCAGGTGTTCGATGCGCTCCACATTCCTCGGCCAGATGATATCTGTCGGGTAGCCCGGCCCGGCAACGACGAAACGCTTGTCAGGCAACAGCCGCGCCGGCTCCAGCAACAACCGTTCGAGAGCGGGCTGTCTGTCGAGGCTGAAGGTCCCGAGATAGCCAAGATCCCACACCCTCGCTGCACCGGTGTTGCGATAGACGTCGAGGTCGACAGCGCAGTAGAGCGGCACGGGTCGTTTCGCCCCGAACTCTTCCCGAAGGCGATCGAGCGTCCTGCCGCCGGAGAAGGAGAAATAGACGTCGAAGATCGGGACCTGCCTGCGAGCGAGATATTCCTCGTCCGCGCGCGCAAGCTTGGCCAGGGTCACGGGCGTGTCGATGTCGTAGAAGCACAACCGGTTCGTTCCGAGGTCGCTGACGGCATCGATCACCTCCACGCCGTCCGGCACGTAGGAGCCGATGATGACTGCGTCGGCCCCAGCAAGCCTGCGTCCATGCCGCGCAATCAGTTCGTCGACGCTCTTGTAGAGCGTGAGCTCACAGAAGTCAGGCTCCGCTAGATCGCGGTGGCGCGCGTACCAGGGCACGTCTCTTTCCAGGAAAGTTACCCGGTGCCCGGCGGCGTGCACGCCACGAAGGAGTGCCCGAAACGTCGTCGCGTGCCCGTTGCCCCAGGAAGATGAGAGCGAAAGGCCGAGGATAGCGATGTCGAGTGAGCGCTTCATTCTGCAGCCTCCGCGCGGGGCGCCCGGCTGCGGAAGATGCGGTCCACCTCCGCGGCACGATGGTCATAGGTATGTTCGCTCAGCACACGGCCAAGCGCCCGCTCGCCGATCATCTTGGCATTGGCGGGCGTGAGATCACGCAGGAGCTCGATCACGTCCCGGCCGTCTCTCGCGACCAGCACTTCCTCTCCCGGCTTCAGGAAAAGTTCGATGCCCTCCCAGGCGTCCGTGATCAGGCACGCGCCCGCGCCTGCCGCTTCGAAGACGCGCGTTGCCGGCGAAAAGCCGTTCGCAGCCATGCTAGCGCGCGAAACGTTGAGGACTGCGGAAGGCGTTGCGTTGAAGGCGTTGTGATCCGCAGTCGGGACGTGGCCGATGTAGGCGACGTTTGCGGGCAGTGATTTGTCATGCCAGCCCGCCCCGCCAAGCAGGAATTTCCGGCCGTCAAGCCGTGCCGCGGGACCGAGGAAGAACTCCTCCACGCGAGACTCCCGATCCGGCAAGCGGTTGCCGAGGAAAGCGAGGTCGGCGGCAAAGCGCGGGTCCGCCGGCACCGGATGATGCGTCTCCGGGTCGAGGGCGTTGTAGACGGGGATACATTCGCGGGCGCCGATGGCGCGGTAGGCCTCGACGACCGGGTCGCCGCCGCCATAGGTCAAGACGAGTTCGAGGGCGCAAAGCGCGCGACGGAGTGGATGATCGGGATTGCTCCTGAGCTCCGCAAGTGTCGCGGGCGCGTCGACATCCCAGAAGACCTTCAGCGCAGCCGGATTGGCGGATGTCATGACCTCGGCGAGCAGGAGGTCGTCCTCGAAGCCGACA
The Ensifer sp. WSM1721 genome window above contains:
- a CDS encoding ZIP family metal transporter, translated to MEQDPLIIFGVASAAALASPLGGLIAVWARPSSLLLSIAVGFAAGVLLGTFAFEMMPKSLELASVPVVAAGFLLGLALVYFLDLYVNRWRMAGEEADQNRAVEQLHRRKKPRGSGVAVLAGGTSAEELIEGMAIGVGAAFEPGVALIVGLAICIDNLSEGMSIGELAFDQEQKNPKWRILGWTSLIGVSLFVSAVAGWFFLKGLSEAVLGFLFAAGAGGMFYLTITDLVPEAESHQFQQSSALANAVGFLLIMALTEMI
- a CDS encoding TIGR04290 family methyltransferase; its protein translation is MGEETKDRRTIEDEIAALGPWFHNMRIRGVETSPDHFLGDYPAVKWKAFKHVVPEDLERRSVLDIGCNAGFYTQEMKRRNAGRVLGIDSDPRYLRQAKFAAEQAGMDIEFRLMSVYDVAQLGEKFDLVLFMGVLYHLRHPLLALDLLYEHVVDNEMLFQCMQRGDDSAMRVEADYDFREWQIFERPGYPKLFFVEHRFADDPTNWFIPNRAGVEALLRSSGFVIEANPEREVYLVRRGERPYFDEPTKRLLSGSHF
- a CDS encoding UDP-glucuronic acid decarboxylase family protein; amino-acid sequence: MAKRNKVNRGKVILVAGGAGFVGSHLCSALLDAGNRVICLDSYLTGSPANISGLERNPYFTAIEQDVCDEFEPDERLDQIYNLACPASPPSYQADPIHTMMTSVAGTGNLLRLAEKHGATFLQASTSEIYGDPEEHPQQEDYWGHVNCTGPRACYDEGKRAAETLCFDSLRSGSVDARVARIFNTYGPHMRPSDGRIVSNFIVQALKNDPLTVYGTGEQTRSFCYVSDLVEGLIRLMNCEPNPGVPVNLGNPGEFTVIELAELVLSKVRTASTIVHKPLPPDDPQRRRPDISRAKTLLAWEPKIVLEEGLSHTIAWFKKALPRQRATRNPRRPANQPQLSTISQDL
- a CDS encoding glycosyltransferase — its product is MKRSLDIAILGLSLSSSWGNGHATTFRALLRGVHAAGHRVTFLERDVPWYARHRDLAEPDFCELTLYKSVDELIARHGRRLAGADAVIIGSYVPDGVEVIDAVSDLGTNRLCFYDIDTPVTLAKLARADEEYLARRQVPIFDVYFSFSGGRTLDRLREEFGAKRPVPLYCAVDLDVYRNTGAARVWDLGYLGTFSLDRQPALERLLLEPARLLPDKRFVVAGPGYPTDIIWPRNVERIEHLPPPEHAEFYSRQRFTLNVTRADMIAAGWSPSVRLFEAAACRTPLISDWWEGIDSFFPPGRAAIIAHDSDDVVAALTGLDDDRCAAIADCAFQRVASAHSARARARTFVEAIEAVQLKSDLATRQSERQLPA
- a CDS encoding glycosyltransferase; this encodes MRIAFYGSSLVSAYWNGAATYYRGLLRALAARGHEITFYEPDVYDRQKHRDIDPPPWCKVVVYEGTVEALKRVAGQAAAADIVVKASGVGFEDDLLLAEVMTSANPAALKVFWDVDAPATLAELRSNPDHPLRRALCALELVLTYGGGDPVVEAYRAIGARECIPVYNALDPETHHPVPADPRFAADLAFLGNRLPDRESRVEEFFLGPAARLDGRKFLLGGAGWHDKSLPANVAYIGHVPTADHNAFNATPSAVLNVSRASMAANGFSPATRVFEAAGAGACLITDAWEGIELFLKPGEEVLVARDGRDVIELLRDLTPANAKMIGERALGRVLSEHTYDHRAAEVDRIFRSRAPRAEAAE